In one Dehalogenimonas formicexedens genomic region, the following are encoded:
- a CDS encoding MerR family transcriptional regulator — protein MKSETVHESILQISDIAKAVGVSLRMVRFYEESGLLKPYATTQSGLRLYNNKDVIRLRFINTLRRLDISLDDIKTILGVNSSSAGTKAEVLNRSLSAFTLAQQKIDDYQEILNELRKNNSIALESVQNCLKCDASSCKDCPQSVYIFS, from the coding sequence ATGAAATCAGAGACAGTACACGAATCTATTCTCCAAATTAGTGACATCGCCAAGGCGGTTGGCGTCAGTCTCAGGATGGTTCGATTTTACGAAGAGTCGGGGCTTCTAAAGCCGTACGCAACCACTCAATCGGGGCTCAGGCTTTACAATAATAAAGACGTTATCAGATTGCGGTTCATTAACACACTGAGGCGTCTCGATATTTCTCTTGATGACATCAAGACAATCCTAGGGGTTAACAGCTCCTCTGCTGGGACAAAGGCAGAAGTGTTGAATCGATCCTTGAGTGCTTTTACCCTTGCCCAACAAAAAATCGACGATTACCAGGAAATTTTAAACGAACTCCGAAAAAATAACTCAATCGCTTTGGAATCGGTTCAAAATTGTCTAAAGTGTGATGCTTCTAGTTGCAAGGACTGTCCCCAAAGTGTTTATATTTTTTCGTAG
- a CDS encoding response regulator has protein sequence MKLVIIENSPEVSDLVSLAFSVGRPDTQIIAVTPEVDMISLIRGTNPDVVFVDLGLKKMAGFEAIINIRSFSEVAIIAVADLKTVNDIPKAINLGANESIEKPLDLMDILVKICRLTEKRETKKQQPTSQNDGPPGQTELISSTKPICIRTPSLPRTLAS, from the coding sequence ATGAAGTTAGTCATAATTGAGAACTCCCCCGAGGTATCGGATCTTGTGTCCTTGGCTTTTAGTGTCGGCCGGCCTGATACCCAGATAATTGCCGTTACGCCTGAGGTTGATATGATAAGTCTAATACGGGGGACTAATCCGGATGTTGTATTCGTTGACCTTGGGTTAAAAAAAATGGCAGGGTTCGAGGCTATAATAAATATAAGATCTTTTTCTGAAGTCGCAATAATAGCCGTGGCGGACCTGAAAACAGTAAACGATATTCCTAAGGCAATCAATCTGGGAGCGAATGAGTCCATCGAAAAACCATTAGATTTGATGGATATTCTAGTAAAAATTTGTAGGTTGACTGAAAAACGGGAGACTAAAAAACAACAACCGACAAGTCAAAACGATGGGCCCCCAGGCCAGACGGAACTCATTTCAAGCACTAAACCCATTTGCATTCGGACCCCCTCTTTGCCTAGAACCCTAGCTTCGTAG